Genomic segment of Bacteroides stercoris ATCC 43183:
GCCTATATCGGCGCCATTGCAGTAGGCGGCATGCTGTTCAATATCATTTATTGGATATTCGGCTTTCTGCGTATGGGAACCAGCGGCATGACATCACAGGCTTACGGCAAGCGGGACCTGCCGGAAATTGTCCGCCTGCTGATACGTTCGGTGGGGATAGGACTTGCCGTGGCATTATGCCTTATCCTGCTGCAAGTTCCTATCAGGCAAGCGGCTTTCCAGATTATCCACCCCACGGAAGAAGTCAGGGAAATGGCAACACTCTACTTTCATATCTGCATATGGGGCGCTCCCGCCATGCTGGGGCTATACGGACTCTCCGGGTGGTACATCGGTATGCAGAACTCCCGCATTCCCATGTACATAGCCATTACGCAGAACATTGTCAACATCATGGCAAGCCTCAGCCTTGTCTGTTTCTTCGGGATGAAAGTGGAAGGCGTAGCCTTGGGAACACTGATTGCCCAATATGCGGGTTTTCTTATGGGGCTGGTACTGTGGATGAACCGCTACGGCAAACTGAAGAAGTATATCGTTTGGAAAGGAGTGCTTCAAAAAGAGGCAATGATACGCTTTTTCCAAGTGAACCGCGACATTTTCCTGCGGACATTATGTCTGGTAGCCGTTACGTTATTCTTTACCTCGGCAGGAGCCTCGCAAGGTGAAATTATCCTGGCGGTAAACACGTTGCTGATGCAACTCTTCACCCTTTTCTCTTACGTGATGGACGGTTTCGCCTATGCGGGAGAAGCCCTGAGCGGACGATACATAGGTGCCCGCAACCGGAAAGCATTTACCGATACCGTCCGGCATCTGTTTATATGGGGCGCCGGGCTGACCGTACTGTTCACGCTGGTCTATGCCTCGGGAGGCAATGCTTTTCTGGCACTGCTGACCGATGACCGGAACGTAATAACCGCCGCCGACACTTACTTCTATTGGGCGCTTGCCATACCCGCTGCCGGAATTGCCGCCTTTATCTGGGACGGCATCTTTATCGGCGCAACGGCAACGCGCGGCATGCTTCTCTCCATGGCAGCCTCAGCCGTCAGCTTCTTTGCGGTGTACTACGGATTCCACACGGTTTTAGGCAACCATGCCCTGTGGCTTGCTTTTCTTGTTTACCTGTCCATGCGGGGCGCTATGCAGACATTGCTCAGCCGGAAGGTTATGGAAAAAAGCTTTCACTAAAGGCATTTCACGATGAGGTTGCCATAAACCCCATTAATATTTATTCGCAGACAAATGAAAGCAAAAACAAACCATACCTATTATCTTTGCCCGAAAAAGAACGGAATGCCCGATATTACACCCAATCCCGAAAACACACTGCACATCAAGAACATGGTCTGCAACCGTTGCATCATGGTGGTGAAAAGCCAGCTTGAGCAACTGGGGCTGCACCCGCTTTCGGTAGAACTGGGCATCGCCGTCCTGCCCGACGCAGTCAGCGACGAAACGTATCAGCGTGTAAAAGCCTCGCTTGAAACATTCGGATTCGAACTGATTGACGACAAGAAATCACAGACTGTAGAGCAGATAAAAGATGCTATCATCGAATTGGTACATTACGATGACAACGGACTGAAAACCAATCAGTCCGATTACCTGGCATCCAAGCTGCACCGGGACTACAGCGCATTAAGCAAGCTTTTCTCGGAAACAACCAACACCACTATCGAAAAATACCTCATCGCACAGAAGATAGAGCGTGCCAAAGAACTGCTGATGTACGGGGAGCTATCCCTGAACGAAATAGCCGATATGCTGAACTATTCGAGTGTCTCCTACCTCAGCGCCCAATTCAAGCATGTAACCGGAATGACTCCCAGTCACTTCAAGAAAATAAAGGGGAACAAACGCAAGCCGCTTGACGAAATATAAGCAGAATCTTATAAATCATATCCCGAATTTTGCAACTATCGGACAACTTCCTTGCCGTATCTTTGTTTCATAGAAAAGTTTATCCACATTAAACTAAAAGTTTATTCCTATTAAACTTCAAGTTTACTCCTATTGAACTTCAAGTTTATTCCCATTAAACCGGAAGTTTATCCTGGAAGAAATAAATTGTACTACTATTGATATGACAAACAAAAGCATCGTTCAAGAAACCTTTCCCGTAATGGGAATGAGTTGCGCCTCATGCTCCGCAAGAGTGGAAAAGACGCTGAACCGCCAGCCCGGCGTCCGAAAAGCAACCGTAAATTATGCTTCGGCAACGGCAACTGTGGAATATGACTCCCAAAATTGCTCTCCCGAAGCCCTGCAGCAGGCCGTGCAGAATGCCGGATACGACTTGCTGATTAAACAGGATGAGAATACACCGGATAAAGTGGAGCAGGCGCACGACAAAAAATATCGCGCGCTGAAATTCCGCGCCACATGGGCCATCGTCTTGTCCGTGCCCGTTATGGTTATCGGCATGTTCTTTATGGATATGCTGTACGCCAATCTTATTATGTGGCTGTTCTCTACTCCCGTCGTATTCTGGTTGGGAAGAAGTTTCTTTACCAGCGCATGGAAACAACTGAAACACGGCACCGCCAATATGGATACGCTGGTAGCCAACAGCACCGGAATCGCCTACCTGTTCAGCCTGTTCAACATGCTGTTCCCTGAATTTTGGCTGGAAAGGGGCATCCATCCGCACGTCTACTTCGAGGCTGCAAGCGTCATTATCGCCTTTATCCTGTTAGGGCGGTTGCTGGAGGAAAAGGCTAAGGGAAATACCTCTTCCGCCATAAGGAAGCTCATGGGTCTGCAACCCAAAACGGTAACCGTTATCACCGGTCCCTCATCTGAGAAGGTTGTTCCGATTGAACAGATTCGTCCGGGAGACATTATTTTAGTGAAACCGGGAGAGCGGATTGCCGTGGACGGCATCGTTACGGAAGGCAGTTCGTACGTGGACGAAAGCATGCTGAGCGGTGAACCGGTAGCAGTAGCCAAGCAAAAGAACGCCAAAGTCTTTGCCGGCACTATCAACCAAAAAGGGAGTTTCCGGTTCAGCGCGGAGAAAGTAGGGACGGATACGCTGCTCGCTAAAATCATCCACATGGTGCAGGATGCGCAAGGCAGCAAAGCCCCCGTCCAGCAATTGGCAGACAAGATTGCGGGCATCTTCGTGCCGGTTATTATCGGCATTGCCGTACTGTCCTTCATCGCATGGATGTTGCTGGATGGGCAGAACGGTTTTACACACGGATTGCTGGCGCTGGTTACGGTACTTATCATCGCCTGCCCGTGTGCCCTGGGACTTGCCACACCCACCGCCATCATGGTAGGCATCGGCAAAGGTGCGGAACGGGGCATTCTGATAAAAGACGCCGAAAGCCTGGAAACCGCCAAAAAGATTGATACGGTGGTACTGGACAAGACCGGAACCGTGACCGAAGGAAAGCCGGTAGTCGGCGATTTGATTTGGGCAACGCAGACGGCAGCGCATGAAAACATTTTCTACAGTCTGGAAAAGTTATCGGAACATCCGCTTGCCGAAGCCGTAGTCCGCCATTTACAGAATGCCCGGGACGTAAGTATAGACAACTTTGAAAGTATTACCGGCAAAGGTGTGAAAGGCGAGTCGGACGGAAAGACCTATTATGCCGGCAACCGGAAACTGCTGGAAGAAAACCGGATTACCGTCAGCCGGTCGCTAAGCGATGAAGCCGCCCGCCTGGCAGCGGATGCACAGACCGTCATCTGGTTTGCCGACAGCGAAAACGCACTTGCCATAGCCGGGATTACAGACCAAATAAAACAAAGCTCCATACAAGCCGTCAGCGAATTGCAAGCCGCCGGCATCGAAGTCTATATGCTGACGGGCGACAACGAAGCCACTGCCCGGGAGATTGCACGCAAAGCCGGCATCCTCCATTATCGGGCGGGGGTGCTGCCGCAGGATAAGGCCGCCTTTATCGGCAGCCTGCAGAAAAACGGCAGGAAAGTGGCAATGGCAGGCGACGGCATCAACGACAGTGCAGCCCTGGCGCAAGCCGATTTAAGCATTGCCATGGGCGGTGGCAGCGACATCGCCATGGATGTGGCCAAGATGACCATCATTTCTTCCGACCTTACAAAGATACCGGAAGCGTTGAAACTCTCCCGACTGACTGTGCGCACCATCCGTCAGAATCTGTTTTGGGCGTTCATTTACAATATAATAGGTGTACCCGTTGCAGCCGGCGTACTCTACCCCGTCAACGGCTTCCTGCTGAATCCAATGATAGCCGGTGCAGCCATGGCATTCAGCAGTGTCAGCGTAGTAACCAACAGTCTGCGGCTGAAAAGGAAAAAGATAGAGACTGCGGAAAGCCCTGCCGCCACCCCGGCAGGACAACCGGAAAATAAAGTAGAACCATCAACTGAAAACGTCATGAAAAAAGAATTTAAAGTGGAAGGCATGATGTGCAACCATTGCCGCATGCATGTGGAAAAAGCCTTGAACAGTATGGAAGGCGTACATGCCACCGTAACCCTCAACCCGCCAGTAGCGGTCGTGGAGTTTTCGGAAGGCGAAAAGACACTCGACGAGTTACAGGCAGTGGTCACCGCCCAAGCCGGCGACTACACGTTGAAAGAATAACCGGAATTTGTTTATACCGATTGGCATTATTTTTCTATCTTTGCCGCTAAGCGAAATAAATTAATAAACTATGGCAACATACAAAAGAATCTTACTGAAACTCAGCGGCGAGAGCCTGATGGGAGAAAAGCAATACGGCATCGACGAGAAACGCCTTGCCGAATATGCGGCACAAATTAAGGAAATACACGAGATGGGCATACAAATCGGCATCGTTATCGGCGGCGGCAACATCTTCCGCGGACTGAGCGGCGCCAACAAAGGTTTCGACCGCGTCAAAGGCGACCAGATGGGTATGCTGGCAACCGTTATCAACAGCCTTGCACTGAGCTCGGCACTGGTAGCGGCAGGCGTAAAGGCACGTGTACTGACCGCCGTCCGCATGGAGCCTATCGGCGAATTCTACAATAAATGGAAAGCCATCGAGTGTATGGAAGCAGGTGAAGTGGTTATCATGTCTGCCGGAACGGGCAACCCGTTCTTCACGACCGATACCGGCTCCAGCCTCCGCGGCATCGAAATAGAAGCGGACGTCATGCTGAAAGGCACACGCGTTGACGGCATCTACACCGCCGACCCGGAGAAAGACCCTACGGCAACGAAATTCCACGACATCACTTACGACGAAGTGCTGAAACGCGGCCTGAAAGTCATGGACTTGACGGCTACCTGCATGTGCAAGGAAAACAACCTGCCCATCATCGTCTTCGACATGGACACCGTAGGTAATCTGAAGAAAGTGATGCAGGGCGAAGAAATAGGGACGCTGGTACATAACTGACATTCCTCGGCGTACATCCGCCGGTTTACATTAATGGATACGGATTTAGATTTACACAGATTATCGGATAAAATAATCTGTGTAAATCTGTGTAATCTGTCGTGAAACAATTATATTTGCAAAGTTTCAAACTAAAAGCTACTTCAAACAATAGAAATATGAAAGACGTAAAAGACATCTTAGACGAAGCACAAGAGAAAATGGATATGGCCGTAATGTATCTGGAAGAATCATTGGCCCACATCCGTGCCGGAAAAGCCGATGTTCGTTTGCTGGACGGAATCCGTGTCGATTCTTACGGAAGCATGGTTCCCATCAACAACGTAGCAGCCGTAACCACTCCGGATGCCCGCAGTATCGCCATCAAGCCGTGGGACAAGAGCATGTTCCGCATCATTGAAAAGGCAATCATCGACTCCGACCTCGGCATCATGCCCGAAAACAACGGCGAAATTATCCGCATCGGCATTCCCCCGTTGACGGAAGAGCGCCGTAAACAACTTGCCAAACAGTGTAAGAACGAAAGCGAAACCGCCAAAGTGAGTGTACGTAACGCACGCCGCGATGCCATCGACGCCTTTAAGAAATCAGTGAAAGAAGGATTGGCGGAAGACGCCCAAAAAGGCGGTGAAGAGAAGCTGCAAAAGATTCACGACAAGTATATCAAGCAGATTGACGATATGCTGGCAGCAAAGGATAAAGAGATTATGACAGTATAAATATAGTTGAGAGTTGAAAATTGAAAGCCGAGAGTTACCGTACGGCACCGACCGTTCTCCAACAACTCCTTACTTTCAACTTTCAACTCCCAACTCTCAACTTTCAACTATTTTGAGGGGACTGGTAATTAAAAATACAGGAAGTTGGTATCTGGTAAAGACCGACGAGGGAACATACGTTGAATGCAAAATTAAAGGCAACTTCCGCCTGAAAGGTATCCGTAGCACCAATCCGGTGGCAGTAGGCGACCATGTGCAAATCATATTGAATCAGGAAGGAACAGCGTTCATCAACGAAATTGAAGACCGGAAGAACTATATTATCCGGCGTTCGTCCAACCTGTCCAAACAGTCTCACATCCTTGCCGCCAACCTTGACCAGTGTATGCTGGTGGTAACGGTGAATTATCCGGAAACCTCCACTACATTCATCGATCGTTTTCTGGCATCGGCCGAGGCATACCGCGTACCCGTCAATATCATCTTCAATAAAGCAGACGCTTACAACGAAGACGAGCTTCGCTACCTGAACGGACTTATCAATCTTTATACTACCATCGGTTACCCTTGTTTCAAGATATCCGCCAAAACCGGTGAGGGAGTCGACACTATAAAAGAAAAACTCAAAGGGAAAATAACGCTCTTCTCCGGACATTCCGGAGTAGGTAAATCCACCCTTATCAATGCCATCCTTCCGGAACTGGATATCAAAACCGGCGCAATCTCCGCCTATCACAACAAAGGCATGCACACCACTACTTTTTCCGAGATGTTTCCCGTGCCGGGTGACGGCTACATTATCGACACACCGGGCATCAAAGGCTTTGGAACATTCGACATGGAGGAAGAAGAAATAGGGCATTACTTTCCGGAAATATTCAAGGCTTCCGCCGACTGCCGCTATAACAACTGTACCCACCGCCACGAACCGGGCTGCGCCGTGCGCGAAGCGGTAGAGCAACATTACATCAGCGAATCCCGCTACGCCTCTTACCTGAACATGCTGGAAGATAAGGAAGAGGGCAAATACAGGGCAGCATACTAAGAGAATAATAAAGTGGCAGGTTTGCCTTACCGTTCTATTACCCTATCACTTTTATTAACTTTTCCCGTTTTAAACCTTCGGGTATATTTTCCGTCAAAATCTATGGCTAAATATACTACTAATACTACAACATGAATAAAAAAGTGAAATGGGGCATCATCATATTCATTGGTGCCGGACTGATAGGCGGAGGCATTTATTCCCAGCTTCCCAAGACAAATGAAGAATTGGCAGCTGCCGACAAGGTAATGACCGGTAAACGTGGCGGCAAAAAGGTGCTGAACGTAAATGCCCGAATAATCAAACCGCAACTGCTGAAAGACGAAATACAAATCAGCGGCAGCCTGCTGCCTGATGAGGAAGTAGACCTTTCATTCGAGACATCCGGCAAGATTATCGAAATAAACTTTGAAGAAGGCAGCTTCGTGAAGAAAGGGCAATTGCTCGCCAAAGTAAACGACCGCCCTCTTCAGGCGCAATTACAAAGGCTGGTATCACAGTTGAAACTGGCGGAAGACCGCGTGTTCCGTCAAAATGCGTTGCTGGAAAGAGATGCCGTCAGTAAGGAAGCATACGAACAGGTAAAGACCGAACTGGCAACCCTGAATGCCGACATCGACCTGATAGAGTCCAACATTGCACAAACCGAACTTCGCGCTCCTTTTGACGGAGTGATCGGTCTGCGGCAGGTCAGTGTCGGGACATACGCGTCTCCCTCCACCATTGTAGCCAAGCTCACCAAACTTTCTCCGCTGAAAGTAGAGTTTGCAGTACCCGAACGCTATGCCAATGACGTAAAGACAGGTGCGGGACTGGACTTCACGCTCGAAGGCAAACTAAACACTTTCCATGCCACCGTCTATGCACGCGAATCAAAGATAGACCCCACGACCCATACACTGACTATCCGTGCGCTCTATCCCAATGCCAACAGCGCCGTACTGCCGGGCCGTTATGCCAGTATCAAGCTGAATAAGGACGAAATACAAAACGCACTTGCCGTACCCTCCGAGGCCATCGTTCCGGAAATGGGCAAGGATAAGATTTTCCTTTATAAATCAGGAAAAGCACAACCGGTAGAGATTACTACCGGCATTCGGACGGAAGCCGAAGTGCAAGTATTGCAAGGCCTGAACATAGGCGATACAATCATTACTTCGGGAACCTTGCAGCTCCGCACAGGACTGCCCGTGACATTGGACAACATTAACTGAGTACGAAATTTTATAAAGTATAAGGTATAAAGTATGAGCTATGGCAAGTCTATGCCGGGCGATATAACTCATAATCCGTACATTATACTTTATATTCCAGACTTTGCACTTTATACCTTAATACTTCATACTTTACGCTTCATATCATGAATATATCCGAATTAAGCATACGGCGACCGGTACTCTCTACGGTATTGACACTGATTATCTTACTCTTCGGTTTCATCGGGTACAACTACCTCGGTGTCCGCGAGTATCCGTCGGTGGACAATCCCATCATTTCCGTATCCTGCTCCTACCCCGGAGCAAACGCCGACGTTATTGAAAACCAGATTACAGAACCGCTGGAGCAGAATATCAACGGTATCCCCGGCATTCGTTCACTCTCCAGTGTCAGCCAACAGGGCTCGTCACGTATTACGGTAGAATTCGAACTTTCCGTAGACCTGGAGACAGCCGCCAACGATGTACGTGACAAAGTGTCGCGCGCCCAGCGTTACCTGCCACGCGACTGCGACCCGCCAACCGTATCCAAAGCCGATGCAGACGCCATGCCTATCCTCATGGTTGCTTTGCAAAGCGACAAACGCTCGCTGCTGGAACTCAGCGAAATAGCCGACCTCACCGTAAAAGAGCAACTGCAAACAATCTCCGATGTGAGCAGTGTAAGCATTTGGGGAGAAAAACGTTATTCCATGCGCTTGTGGCTCGACCCTATCAAGATGTCCGGTTACGGCATTACTCCTATCGACGTAAAGAATGCGGTAGACAATGAGAATGTGGAACTCCCCTCGGGCAGCATCGAGGGAAACACCATCGAGCTGACTATCCGCACACTCGGATTGATGCATACGGCAGAGGAATTCAATAATCTCATCCTGAAAGAGGACGGCAACCGTATTGTCCGGTTCAGCGACATAGGCCGTGCCGAACTCGGTCCGGCAGACATCAAAAGCTATATGAAGATGAACGGCGTGCCTATGGTAGGCGTCGTAGTGATTCCGCAACCGGGTGCCAACCACATCCAGATAGCCGATGCCGTGTACGAGCGAATGGAGAACATGAAGAAAGACCTGCCGGAAGACGTACATTACTCCTACGGCTTCGACAACACCAAATTCATCCGTGCCTCCATCGATGAAGTAAAACAGACCGTATACGAGGCCTTCGTCCTTGTCATCATCATCATCTTCCTGTTCCTTCGCGACTGGCGCGTCACCCTGGTTCCGTGTATCGTAATTCCCGTATCATTAATCGGAGCATTCTTCGTTATGTACCTGGCAGGATTCTCCATCAACGTACTCTCCATGCTTGCCATTGTACTTGCCGTGGGACTTGTGGTTGATGATGCCATTGTAATGACGGAGAACATCTACGTCCGCATCGAAAAAGGAATGCCCCCGAAAGAGGCCGGTATCGAGGGAGCCAAAGAAATCTTCTTTGCCGTAATCTCTACCACCATTACGCTGGTAGCGGTATTCTTTCCCATCGTATTTATGGACGGTATGACGGGACGTCTGTTCCGTGAGTTCAGTATCGTGGTGTCCGGTTCGGTTATCATCTCCTCTTTTGCCGCACTGACCTTTACGCCGATGCTGGCTACCAAGCTGCTGATAAAGAGAGAGAAGCAAAGCTGGTTCTACCGTAAGACCGAACCGTTCTTTGAAGGACTGAACAACCTTTACAGCCGTTCTTTGGCAGCCTTCCTGCGCAAACGCTGGATTGCACTTCCTTTCACTGCGGCAACCATTCTCATTATCGGCTTTCTTTGGAACCA
This window contains:
- a CDS encoding MATE family efflux transporter produces the protein MNPIDRQILQIALPSIVSNITVPLLGLIDVAIVGHLGSPAYIGAIAVGGMLFNIIYWIFGFLRMGTSGMTSQAYGKRDLPEIVRLLIRSVGIGLAVALCLILLQVPIRQAAFQIIHPTEEVREMATLYFHICIWGAPAMLGLYGLSGWYIGMQNSRIPMYIAITQNIVNIMASLSLVCFFGMKVEGVALGTLIAQYAGFLMGLVLWMNRYGKLKKYIVWKGVLQKEAMIRFFQVNRDIFLRTLCLVAVTLFFTSAGASQGEIILAVNTLLMQLFTLFSYVMDGFAYAGEALSGRYIGARNRKAFTDTVRHLFIWGAGLTVLFTLVYASGGNAFLALLTDDRNVITAADTYFYWALAIPAAGIAAFIWDGIFIGATATRGMLLSMAASAVSFFAVYYGFHTVLGNHALWLAFLVYLSMRGAMQTLLSRKVMEKSFH
- a CDS encoding helix-turn-helix domain-containing protein; translation: MPDITPNPENTLHIKNMVCNRCIMVVKSQLEQLGLHPLSVELGIAVLPDAVSDETYQRVKASLETFGFELIDDKKSQTVEQIKDAIIELVHYDDNGLKTNQSDYLASKLHRDYSALSKLFSETTNTTIEKYLIAQKIERAKELLMYGELSLNEIADMLNYSSVSYLSAQFKHVTGMTPSHFKKIKGNKRKPLDEI
- a CDS encoding heavy metal translocating P-type ATPase; translation: MTNKSIVQETFPVMGMSCASCSARVEKTLNRQPGVRKATVNYASATATVEYDSQNCSPEALQQAVQNAGYDLLIKQDENTPDKVEQAHDKKYRALKFRATWAIVLSVPVMVIGMFFMDMLYANLIMWLFSTPVVFWLGRSFFTSAWKQLKHGTANMDTLVANSTGIAYLFSLFNMLFPEFWLERGIHPHVYFEAASVIIAFILLGRLLEEKAKGNTSSAIRKLMGLQPKTVTVITGPSSEKVVPIEQIRPGDIILVKPGERIAVDGIVTEGSSYVDESMLSGEPVAVAKQKNAKVFAGTINQKGSFRFSAEKVGTDTLLAKIIHMVQDAQGSKAPVQQLADKIAGIFVPVIIGIAVLSFIAWMLLDGQNGFTHGLLALVTVLIIACPCALGLATPTAIMVGIGKGAERGILIKDAESLETAKKIDTVVLDKTGTVTEGKPVVGDLIWATQTAAHENIFYSLEKLSEHPLAEAVVRHLQNARDVSIDNFESITGKGVKGESDGKTYYAGNRKLLEENRITVSRSLSDEAARLAADAQTVIWFADSENALAIAGITDQIKQSSIQAVSELQAAGIEVYMLTGDNEATAREIARKAGILHYRAGVLPQDKAAFIGSLQKNGRKVAMAGDGINDSAALAQADLSIAMGGGSDIAMDVAKMTIISSDLTKIPEALKLSRLTVRTIRQNLFWAFIYNIIGVPVAAGVLYPVNGFLLNPMIAGAAMAFSSVSVVTNSLRLKRKKIETAESPAATPAGQPENKVEPSTENVMKKEFKVEGMMCNHCRMHVEKALNSMEGVHATVTLNPPVAVVEFSEGEKTLDELQAVVTAQAGDYTLKE
- the pyrH gene encoding UMP kinase; this encodes MATYKRILLKLSGESLMGEKQYGIDEKRLAEYAAQIKEIHEMGIQIGIVIGGGNIFRGLSGANKGFDRVKGDQMGMLATVINSLALSSALVAAGVKARVLTAVRMEPIGEFYNKWKAIECMEAGEVVIMSAGTGNPFFTTDTGSSLRGIEIEADVMLKGTRVDGIYTADPEKDPTATKFHDITYDEVLKRGLKVMDLTATCMCKENNLPIIVFDMDTVGNLKKVMQGEEIGTLVHN
- the frr gene encoding ribosome recycling factor — protein: MKDVKDILDEAQEKMDMAVMYLEESLAHIRAGKADVRLLDGIRVDSYGSMVPINNVAAVTTPDARSIAIKPWDKSMFRIIEKAIIDSDLGIMPENNGEIIRIGIPPLTEERRKQLAKQCKNESETAKVSVRNARRDAIDAFKKSVKEGLAEDAQKGGEEKLQKIHDKYIKQIDDMLAAKDKEIMTV
- the rsgA gene encoding ribosome small subunit-dependent GTPase A, producing MRGLVIKNTGSWYLVKTDEGTYVECKIKGNFRLKGIRSTNPVAVGDHVQIILNQEGTAFINEIEDRKNYIIRRSSNLSKQSHILAANLDQCMLVVTVNYPETSTTFIDRFLASAEAYRVPVNIIFNKADAYNEDELRYLNGLINLYTTIGYPCFKISAKTGEGVDTIKEKLKGKITLFSGHSGVGKSTLINAILPELDIKTGAISAYHNKGMHTTTFSEMFPVPGDGYIIDTPGIKGFGTFDMEEEEIGHYFPEIFKASADCRYNNCTHRHEPGCAVREAVEQHYISESRYASYLNMLEDKEEGKYRAAY
- a CDS encoding efflux RND transporter periplasmic adaptor subunit, giving the protein MNKKVKWGIIIFIGAGLIGGGIYSQLPKTNEELAAADKVMTGKRGGKKVLNVNARIIKPQLLKDEIQISGSLLPDEEVDLSFETSGKIIEINFEEGSFVKKGQLLAKVNDRPLQAQLQRLVSQLKLAEDRVFRQNALLERDAVSKEAYEQVKTELATLNADIDLIESNIAQTELRAPFDGVIGLRQVSVGTYASPSTIVAKLTKLSPLKVEFAVPERYANDVKTGAGLDFTLEGKLNTFHATVYARESKIDPTTHTLTIRALYPNANSAVLPGRYASIKLNKDEIQNALAVPSEAIVPEMGKDKIFLYKSGKAQPVEITTGIRTEAEVQVLQGLNIGDTIITSGTLQLRTGLPVTLDNIN
- a CDS encoding efflux RND transporter permease subunit — protein: MNISELSIRRPVLSTVLTLIILLFGFIGYNYLGVREYPSVDNPIISVSCSYPGANADVIENQITEPLEQNINGIPGIRSLSSVSQQGSSRITVEFELSVDLETAANDVRDKVSRAQRYLPRDCDPPTVSKADADAMPILMVALQSDKRSLLELSEIADLTVKEQLQTISDVSSVSIWGEKRYSMRLWLDPIKMSGYGITPIDVKNAVDNENVELPSGSIEGNTIELTIRTLGLMHTAEEFNNLILKEDGNRIVRFSDIGRAELGPADIKSYMKMNGVPMVGVVVIPQPGANHIQIADAVYERMENMKKDLPEDVHYSYGFDNTKFIRASIDEVKQTVYEAFVLVIIIIFLFLRDWRVTLVPCIVIPVSLIGAFFVMYLAGFSINVLSMLAIVLAVGLVVDDAIVMTENIYVRIEKGMPPKEAGIEGAKEIFFAVISTTITLVAVFFPIVFMDGMTGRLFREFSIVVSGSVIISSFAALTFTPMLATKLLIKREKQSWFYRKTEPFFEGLNNLYSRSLAAFLRKRWIALPFTAATILIIGFLWNHIPAEMAPLEDRSQISINTRGAEGVTYEYIRDYTEDINQLVDSIVPDAEAVTARVSSGSGNVRITLKDMQDRDYTQMEVAEKLSKAVQKKTMAHSFVQQSSSFGGRRGGMPVQYVLQATNIEKLQEVLPKFMAKVYENPVFQMADVDLKFSKPEARININRDKASIMGVSTRNIAQTLQYGLSGQRMGYFYMNGKQYEILGEINRQQRNKPADLKSIYIRSDKGDMVQLDNLIELTNGIAPPKLYRYNRFVSATISAGLADGKTIGQGLDEMDKIAKETLDDTFRTALTGDSKEYRESSSSLMFAFILAILLIYLILAAQFESFKDPLIIMLTVPLAIAGALVFMYFGGITMNIFSQIGIIMLIGLVAKNGILIVEFANQKQETGEDKMQAIKDAALQRLRPILMTSASTVLGLIPLAFATGEGCNQRIAMGTAVVGGMLVSTLLTMYIVPAIYSYVSTNRSKLKNE